A single region of the Gammaproteobacteria bacterium genome encodes:
- the hypB gene encoding hydrogenase nickel incorporation protein HypB: protein MCTVCGCSEGETQIEGHSHTHSHEDQHTHSHAQHEHEHEHEHTHASDDGSHLHEKGDDHHYGHGPAHAHAPGLTQKRMVQIEQDILGKNDQYAQKNRQQFNQQGILSLNLVSSPGSGKTSLLTRTLHDLKEELPLAVIEGDQQTSNDAERIRATGVRAIQINTGKGCHLDAHQVGHALQSLAPEAGALLFIENVGNLVCPAAFDLGEAHKVAILSVTEGEDKPIKYPDMFHAADLMLINKIDLLPYLDFDMEKCIEYARRVNPSLQVLQLSARSGEGMSQWYDWLRANRAMRLIGHPLQHDITSAEAKNAL, encoded by the coding sequence ATGTGTACCGTATGCGGTTGCAGTGAGGGCGAAACCCAAATTGAGGGTCACAGCCACACCCATTCACACGAAGATCAACACACACATTCCCATGCTCAACATGAGCATGAGCATGAGCATGAACATACTCACGCCAGCGATGACGGCTCGCACCTCCATGAGAAAGGTGATGATCACCACTACGGTCATGGCCCAGCTCACGCCCACGCCCCTGGGTTAACGCAAAAACGCATGGTGCAGATCGAACAGGACATCTTGGGTAAAAACGACCAATACGCCCAAAAAAATCGCCAACAGTTCAATCAACAGGGCATTCTCAGTCTCAATCTGGTCTCCAGCCCAGGTTCAGGTAAAACCAGCCTCTTAACCCGCACCTTGCACGATCTAAAAGAGGAGCTGCCCTTGGCGGTGATCGAAGGCGACCAACAGACCAGTAACGATGCCGAACGCATCCGCGCCACTGGCGTGCGCGCCATTCAGATCAACACCGGTAAAGGTTGCCATCTGGACGCCCATCAAGTTGGCCACGCACTACAGAGCCTCGCCCCCGAGGCAGGCGCACTGCTGTTTATCGAAAACGTCGGAAATTTGGTCTGTCCAGCGGCCTTTGATCTAGGAGAAGCGCATAAAGTCGCCATTCTCTCCGTCACCGAAGGCGAAGACAAACCGATCAAATACCCCGACATGTTCCACGCCGCCGACCTGATGCTGATCAATAAAATCGACCTGCTGCCCTACCTCGATTTTGACATGGAAAAGTGCATCGAATACGCACGACGGGTCAATCCCAGCCTACAGGTACTGCAACTTTCTGCGCGCAGCGGTGAAGGCATGTCGCAATGGTACGACTGGTTACGCGCCAACCGTGCCATGCGTCTCATCGGTCATCCACTGCAACACGACATCACGTCAGCCGAGGCCAAGAACGCCTTATGA
- the hypA gene encoding hydrogenase maturation nickel metallochaperone HypA, with protein MHEMSLCEGIVQILEDQAKEANYSKVKTVWLEVGVLSGIEIRALEFSYDVVCRGTLAEGSRLEIISLPAIAWCMACAESVNINERHDACPTCGSYQLQVSSGDEMRIKELEVE; from the coding sequence ATGCACGAAATGTCCCTCTGTGAAGGCATCGTACAGATCCTTGAAGATCAAGCCAAAGAAGCGAATTACAGCAAAGTTAAAACCGTCTGGCTGGAAGTGGGCGTACTCTCCGGCATCGAAATCCGTGCCTTGGAGTTCAGTTACGACGTGGTCTGTCGTGGCACACTCGCCGAAGGCAGCCGACTAGAAATCATCTCTCTGCCCGCCATCGCCTGGTGCATGGCCTGTGCAGAAAGCGTTAATATAAACGAACGTCACGATGCCTGTCCCACCTGTGGGAGTTATCAACTACAGGTCTCATCCGGTGACGAAATGAGAATCAAAGAACTGGAGGTAGAATAA
- a CDS encoding nickel-dependent hydrogenase large subunit, whose amino-acid sequence MPSPEGQLTIRLTPNAAHIDSSRPLHACRLFEGRSIADTLKLMPLLFNICGQAQSLAAIRAIESAQHTAASSAVELQREQLKNLETLREHLWRLLLDAPHLSKTAPQTSLLARLNRLINRIKHHLDPKQTLLTEVARQTPVQHNNDLANELKQLHESIANELFHCNLDAWISADLNQLQEWFSHGQAPASHLLHHLQQRQWHSLGALQPNVLPTLPNQTLNTLLSNEAADTFIAAPLWQQQASETGPAARQQQHPLMHAAAAQWGKGVSWRLLARLLEIAQLSLSLQQPPQQHDSSSNGLSQLEAARGRLCHHVTLNKNRIRRYRILAPTEWNFHPHGVAAHALSSLQHTTQAETELQARLLIHTIDPCVGFELQWGKH is encoded by the coding sequence ATGCCCTCTCCCGAAGGCCAACTGACCATCCGGCTAACTCCTAACGCCGCTCACATTGACTCCAGTCGCCCACTGCACGCCTGCCGCCTGTTTGAAGGGCGCTCCATCGCCGACACCCTAAAATTAATGCCCCTGCTGTTCAACATCTGCGGCCAAGCCCAAAGTTTAGCTGCCATTCGTGCCATTGAATCAGCCCAACACACCGCCGCCTCCAGCGCCGTGGAGCTGCAACGAGAACAACTCAAAAATCTAGAAACTCTGCGTGAACACCTATGGAGACTGTTGCTAGATGCCCCTCATTTAAGCAAAACAGCGCCACAAACCTCTCTTTTGGCGCGCTTAAACCGACTCATCAACCGCATTAAACATCACCTTGATCCAAAGCAAACCTTGCTCACCGAGGTGGCACGTCAAACCCCAGTCCAACACAACAATGATCTGGCCAACGAACTGAAACAACTGCATGAAAGCATTGCAAACGAGCTATTTCACTGCAATCTTGACGCGTGGATCAGCGCAGATTTAAACCAGCTACAAGAGTGGTTCTCGCACGGCCAAGCCCCCGCCAGCCACCTACTGCACCACCTCCAACAGCGACAATGGCACTCTTTGGGCGCACTGCAACCGAATGTACTGCCTACCCTGCCCAATCAAACCCTCAACACCTTACTCAGCAACGAAGCGGCAGATACCTTTATCGCCGCCCCCCTTTGGCAGCAACAGGCCTCTGAAACCGGCCCCGCTGCTCGACAGCAACAGCACCCTCTGATGCACGCCGCCGCCGCGCAGTGGGGCAAAGGCGTCAGCTGGCGGCTGCTGGCTCGCCTGTTGGAAATTGCACAGCTCAGTCTCTCTCTGCAACAGCCCCCACAACAACACGACAGCAGCAGCAACGGCCTCTCCCAACTGGAAGCCGCACGAGGTCGCCTCTGCCATCATGTGACCTTGAACAAAAACCGCATTCGACGCTACCGCATTCTCGCCCCCACAGAGTGGAACTTTCACCCTCACGGCGTCGCCGCACACGCCCTCTCCAGCTTGCAACACACCACCCAAGCAGAGACCGAACTGCAAGCTCGATTATTAATCCACACCATTGACCCCTGCGTCGGATTTGAACTGCAATGGGGCAAACACTGA
- the hybE gene encoding [NiFe]-hydrogenase assembly chaperone HybE, giving the protein MDTLLSALSDELVHHFCHIEQTRMQGVPILNPALQVEAVGFHRRTSGYLGILITPWFMNLVLLPCEGDQWQELVIGSTQNQVFASGRYQFLLNEAEEIGRYQSCSLLSPVLELDSQETARAVAVAALEALQDEECRDNSSSTHATEIEQQWYQPAETPPETDSELSAPIHEADNTPVVEKVALEETEQSRRDFLRGQFRSASNEPPKAE; this is encoded by the coding sequence ATGGATACCCTGTTAAGCGCCCTCAGCGATGAGCTGGTACACCATTTCTGTCACATCGAGCAGACTCGGATGCAGGGCGTACCCATTCTAAATCCTGCCTTACAAGTCGAAGCCGTCGGTTTTCACCGCCGCACCAGCGGCTATTTGGGCATCTTAATCACCCCGTGGTTTATGAACTTAGTTCTTCTACCCTGTGAAGGCGATCAGTGGCAAGAATTGGTCATCGGCAGCACACAAAATCAGGTGTTTGCCTCAGGACGCTATCAATTTCTGCTCAACGAAGCCGAGGAGATTGGCCGTTATCAAAGCTGCTCTCTGCTCTCACCGGTACTGGAACTCGACAGCCAAGAGACCGCCCGAGCCGTGGCCGTAGCCGCACTGGAAGCCCTACAAGACGAAGAATGCCGCGACAACAGCTCTTCCACTCACGCCACTGAAATTGAGCAACAGTGGTATCAGCCCGCTGAAACTCCGCCTGAAACCGACTCAGAACTCTCTGCTCCCATTCACGAGGCAGACAACACACCCGTAGTAGAAAAAGTCGCCCTAGAAGAGACCGAACAGAGCCGTCGTGATTTTTTACGCGGCCAATTTCGATCCGCTTCCAACGAGCCACCTAAGGCAGAATAA
- a CDS encoding rubredoxin — protein MSIFEGSYGGDNQRIDDDAVLECKICWRVYDPKKGDDYWQIPPNTPFSQLPEHWRCPECDGEKEQFMVILSD, from the coding sequence ATGAGTATTTTTGAAGGCTCTTACGGCGGCGACAATCAGCGTATCGACGACGATGCAGTATTGGAGTGCAAAATTTGCTGGCGCGTCTACGACCCAAAAAAGGGCGACGACTATTGGCAAATTCCACCTAACACGCCCTTTTCACAACTGCCCGAACACTGGCGCTGTCCTGAATGCGACGGCGAAAAAGAACAGTTTATGGTTATTCTAAGCGACTAA
- a CDS encoding hydrogenase expression/formation C-terminal domain-containing protein, which translates to MHKFPEIPVATIGPGSQTTDAEAELAITSMPSGMSTYVQPIMPEIEVLEELDVKAGIQALEDALIALRRYQPGQAALSVNLSHLNDINLRFVNQALGDGEVSVMSTGDAPIKAQESVMAGIWRVQHCDQHDRPLHDSIEIGDVPDMVRSLTFQTANSELDTRFDLSSGELQNSPALLVELKDQLKEWTPESELHVINLTLLPLTDADLHLIGSRLGVGPVTILSRGYGNCRIGSTAKNNVWWIKYYNSEDKLILNTIEVTSIPEVALAAPEDLHDSIERLDEILALYR; encoded by the coding sequence ATGCATAAATTCCCTGAAATTCCCGTCGCCACCATCGGTCCTGGCAGTCAAACCACCGATGCCGAAGCTGAACTGGCCATCACCTCCATGCCCTCTGGTATGTCCACCTACGTTCAACCAATCATGCCAGAAATAGAAGTGCTGGAAGAACTGGACGTTAAAGCCGGTATTCAAGCTCTGGAAGATGCTCTCATCGCATTAAGACGCTACCAACCAGGCCAAGCCGCCTTAAGTGTGAATCTGAGCCATTTAAACGACATCAACCTGCGTTTTGTCAATCAGGCTTTGGGCGACGGCGAAGTCAGTGTCATGTCGACGGGAGACGCCCCCATTAAAGCTCAAGAGTCTGTGATGGCAGGCATCTGGCGGGTGCAGCACTGTGATCAACACGACCGCCCACTGCACGACAGCATTGAAATTGGCGATGTACCCGACATGGTGCGCAGCCTCACCTTTCAAACCGCCAACAGCGAACTGGATACCCGCTTTGACCTCAGCAGCGGCGAGCTGCAAAATTCACCCGCACTGCTGGTGGAACTGAAAGATCAGCTCAAAGAGTGGACACCCGAGAGTGAACTGCACGTTATCAATCTCACCCTACTGCCGCTGACCGACGCCGACCTGCATCTGATCGGCTCTCGCCTCGGAGTCGGTCCGGTGACCATTCTCTCTCGTGGTTACGGCAACTGCCGCATTGGCAGTACCGCCAAAAACAACGTCTGGTGGATCAAATATTACAATTCCGAAGACAAACTGATCCTTAACACCATTGAGGTCACCTCCATTCCTGAAGTGGCGCTGGCAGCTCCTGAAGATCTGCACGACAGCATCGAACGCCTTGATGAAATTTTGGCACTCTATCGATGA
- a CDS encoding hydrogenase-1 expression HyaE: MPSPLIQILYKELGYPLLTEKNLAEFLKQEGTVVLFCSEDPKRFPEANDVAVVLPELVNVFAGQFVPAVVDRSLEKTMKSRYDILIWPSLVFLRQGKFLGKINKIQDWSDYMERIPEILARDAIHNPGVGIPVVNQPLS, encoded by the coding sequence ATGCCATCCCCTCTGATTCAAATTCTCTATAAAGAACTAGGTTATCCCTTACTGACCGAAAAAAACCTCGCCGAGTTTTTAAAACAAGAAGGGACCGTGGTGCTGTTTTGCAGTGAAGACCCCAAACGTTTTCCCGAAGCCAACGACGTAGCCGTGGTGCTGCCCGAATTGGTCAACGTTTTTGCCGGTCAATTCGTCCCGGCCGTGGTGGATCGCAGCCTTGAAAAGACCATGAAAAGCCGTTACGACATCCTGATCTGGCCCAGCTTGGTCTTCCTGCGCCAAGGCAAATTTCTCGGCAAGATCAATAAAATTCAAGATTGGTCGGATTACATGGAACGTATTCCAGAAATACTGGCACGCGATGCCATCCACAATCCAGGAGTCGGCATCCCTGTCGTCAATCAACCTCTTAGCTGA
- the hypC gene encoding HypC/HybG/HupF family hydrogenase formation chaperone, protein MCIGLPMQVQELHEFYADCDDNGAPLSVDIRLIERPKIGDWLLVFLGSAREILTESNALKMRDAVAAISHIMSGESNVDHLFADLIDREPQLPDHLKPPPKDF, encoded by the coding sequence ATGTGCATCGGCCTGCCTATGCAAGTCCAAGAGCTGCACGAGTTTTACGCCGATTGCGACGATAACGGTGCGCCTCTGTCCGTGGACATCCGTTTAATTGAACGCCCCAAAATCGGCGACTGGTTATTGGTTTTTCTTGGTAGCGCACGAGAAATTCTCACCGAAAGCAACGCGCTAAAAATGCGCGATGCCGTGGCCGCCATCAGCCACATCATGTCGGGCGAATCCAACGTCGACCACCTCTTTGCTGATCTGATCGACCGCGAACCGCAACTGCCCGATCACCTAAAACCCCCACCCAAGGACTTTTAA
- a CDS encoding hydrogenase small subunit, whose amino-acid sequence MTETFYDVMRRQGITRRSFLKFCSLTAAALGLGPQFAGKIAHAMETKPRIPIIWLHGLECTCCSESFIRSAHPLAKDVILSMVSLDYDDTIMAAAGHQAEAIIAETIEKYDGNYILAVEGNPPLNQEGMSCIIAGKPFVEQLKHVAKHCKAIISWGSCASHGCVQAAKPNPTHAVPVHKVIHDKPIIKVPGCPPIAEVMTAVVAYMVTFERIPELDRQGRPKMFYSQRIHDKCYRRSHFDAGQFVESWDDEGARKGYCLYKMGCKGPTTYNACSTIRWNEGTSFPIQAGHGCIGCSEDGFWDKGSWYARLTDIKQFGIESNADVVGGTAAAVVGAATVAHMAVSAVKRAQQKGDQK is encoded by the coding sequence ATGACTGAAACATTTTATGATGTAATGCGCCGACAGGGCATTACGCGCCGGAGCTTTTTAAAATTTTGCAGTTTGACTGCGGCAGCACTGGGACTGGGGCCACAGTTTGCCGGTAAAATCGCTCACGCGATGGAGACCAAGCCTCGTATTCCCATTATCTGGTTGCATGGTTTGGAGTGCACCTGTTGTTCTGAGTCGTTTATTCGTTCGGCACATCCATTGGCCAAAGACGTGATTTTGTCTATGGTGTCGCTTGATTACGACGATACCATTATGGCGGCAGCAGGCCATCAGGCTGAAGCGATTATTGCGGAGACCATCGAAAAATACGATGGCAATTACATTTTGGCGGTTGAAGGCAATCCACCTTTGAATCAAGAAGGCATGTCTTGCATCATCGCAGGTAAACCGTTTGTCGAACAACTCAAGCACGTTGCCAAGCATTGTAAAGCGATCATCTCTTGGGGTTCCTGTGCTTCTCACGGGTGTGTGCAAGCCGCTAAACCCAACCCAACCCATGCTGTGCCGGTGCATAAGGTTATTCACGATAAACCCATTATTAAAGTTCCCGGTTGTCCTCCCATTGCGGAGGTGATGACGGCGGTGGTGGCGTACATGGTGACCTTTGAGCGCATTCCTGAATTGGATCGTCAAGGGCGACCGAAGATGTTCTATAGCCAGCGGATTCATGATAAATGCTATCGTCGTTCGCACTTTGATGCCGGTCAGTTTGTTGAAAGCTGGGATGATGAAGGTGCGCGCAAAGGCTACTGTTTGTACAAAATGGGCTGCAAAGGCCCGACCACCTACAACGCCTGTTCCACCATTCGTTGGAATGAAGGTACTTCATTCCCGATTCAAGCCGGTCACGGGTGTATCGGTTGTTCAGAGGACGGTTTCTGGGATAAAGGTTCTTGGTATGCGCGTCTGACTGACATCAAGCAATTTGGTATTGAAAGCAACGCCGATGTGGTCGGTGGTACTGCGGCGGCTGTCGTTGGTGCTGCGACCGTGGCTCATATGGCCGTCAGTGCGGTGAAACGTGCCCAACAGAAAGGAGACCAAAAATGA
- a CDS encoding nickel-dependent hydrogenase large subunit — protein MSVIQTPNGYTLDKSGRRVVVDPVTRIEGHMRCEVNVDENNVIRNAVSTGTMWRGLEVILKGRDPRDAWAFVERICGVCTGCHALASVRAVEDALDIEIPKNAFLIREIMAKTLQVHDHVVHFYHLHALDWINPIKALKADPKETSRIQQSISPSHPLSSPGYFRDIQTRIRKFVESGQLGPFKNGYWDNPAYKLPPEVDLMAVAHYLEALDMQKEFVKVHTVFGGKNPHPNYLVGGVPCAINMDGDLSAGAPLNMERLNFVKARIDEMKAFNDNVYVPDVLAIASYYKDWLYGGGLGAKSIMDYGAYPTVNYDKSTDQLPGGVILNDNWDEVFPVDPRDPEQVQEFVDHAWYSYPDESKGLHPWDGITEPNYVLGKNFKGTTTNIEELDENAKYSWIKAPRWRGNAVEVGPLSRYVLAYVQNNEYVKEQIHSSVAAFNQLAGTDLGAKPILQSTIGRTLARALESQYVSDMMVDDWNALIANIKAGDSSTANMEKWDPATWPKEAKGVGTAAAPRGALGHWIRIKDGRIENYQCVVPTTWNGSPRDPAGNIGAFEASLLNTPMERPDEPVEILRTLHSFDPCLACSTHVMSEDGEELTTVKIR, from the coding sequence ATGAGCGTCATTCAAACGCCGAACGGCTATACCCTAGATAAATCTGGCCGCCGCGTGGTGGTGGATCCTGTGACCCGCATTGAGGGTCACATGCGTTGTGAAGTCAACGTCGATGAAAATAATGTGATTCGTAATGCGGTCTCTACTGGCACGATGTGGCGTGGTCTGGAAGTGATTCTAAAAGGCCGTGACCCTCGTGATGCGTGGGCGTTTGTGGAGCGAATTTGTGGTGTTTGTACGGGTTGTCATGCTTTGGCATCGGTGCGTGCCGTTGAGGATGCGCTGGATATTGAAATTCCGAAAAATGCGTTTTTGATCCGTGAAATTATGGCCAAAACGCTGCAAGTGCATGATCATGTGGTGCATTTTTACCACCTGCATGCCTTGGATTGGATTAACCCAATTAAGGCTTTAAAAGCTGATCCGAAAGAGACTTCGCGTATTCAGCAGAGCATCTCACCGAGTCATCCGCTCTCCAGCCCAGGTTATTTCCGTGACATTCAAACGCGCATTCGTAAGTTCGTTGAGTCGGGCCAGCTGGGGCCGTTTAAAAACGGTTATTGGGATAACCCTGCCTATAAGCTGCCACCTGAAGTGGATTTGATGGCGGTGGCGCATTATCTCGAAGCGTTGGATATGCAAAAAGAGTTTGTCAAAGTGCATACCGTGTTCGGTGGTAAGAACCCACATCCCAACTATTTGGTGGGTGGGGTGCCGTGTGCAATCAACATGGATGGCGATCTTTCTGCTGGTGCGCCGCTGAACATGGAGCGTTTGAACTTTGTTAAAGCGCGCATCGATGAGATGAAAGCCTTTAACGACAACGTTTATGTGCCTGATGTGCTGGCCATTGCCAGTTATTACAAAGATTGGTTGTACGGCGGTGGTTTGGGTGCCAAATCCATTATGGATTACGGCGCGTATCCAACAGTGAACTACGACAAATCCACTGACCAACTGCCTGGCGGTGTGATTTTGAATGACAACTGGGATGAGGTTTTTCCTGTTGATCCACGTGATCCAGAGCAGGTACAAGAGTTTGTTGATCATGCTTGGTACAGCTACCCTGATGAGAGCAAAGGTTTGCATCCTTGGGATGGGATCACTGAGCCAAATTACGTTCTTGGTAAGAACTTTAAAGGCACAACGACCAACATCGAAGAGTTGGATGAAAACGCCAAATACTCGTGGATTAAAGCGCCTCGTTGGCGGGGTAACGCAGTGGAAGTGGGGCCTTTGTCGCGCTATGTGTTGGCTTATGTACAGAACAACGAATACGTTAAAGAGCAAATTCACAGCAGTGTGGCGGCCTTTAACCAATTGGCTGGGACGGATCTGGGTGCAAAACCCATTTTGCAATCCACCATTGGCCGTACTTTGGCGCGGGCATTGGAGTCACAATATGTTAGTGACATGATGGTAGACGACTGGAATGCCTTGATTGCCAACATCAAGGCCGGTGACAGCAGCACCGCCAATATGGAAAAATGGGATCCTGCTACATGGCCAAAAGAGGCAAAAGGGGTGGGTACGGCTGCTGCTCCGAGGGGTGCTTTGGGTCATTGGATTCGCATCAAAGACGGTCGAATTGAAAATTATCAGTGTGTGGTACCCACCACTTGGAACGGTTCCCCTCGTGACCCAGCAGGCAATATTGGTGCCTTTGAGGCCAGTTTGCTGAATACGCCGATGGAACGTCCTGATGAGCCGGTGGAAATTTTGCGCACGCTGCACAGTTTCGATCCCTGTTTGGCTTGTTCCACCCATGTGATGTCCGAAGACGGCGAAGAGCTGACTACGGTTAAAATTCGCTGA
- a CDS encoding HupE/UreJ family protein — protein MKKIMQVIIALSLLPLSGLALAHTGSHESMGLLSGLLHPVLGMDHLVAMLAIGLWLGMSTRQNSWLPMAAFSLCMLAGVFLAVGGGLSLGSIDIGVALSLLVVGLLLASKMALPVAFSAILISLFALFHGGAHGVEMPFSASPLLYGLGFLLSTAALQGVGLVLGRMVQQARTEWLLRSAGLAASGFGAWLLLSA, from the coding sequence ATGAAAAAAATCATGCAAGTTATTATTGCTTTGTCTCTATTGCCACTCTCCGGTTTGGCCTTGGCGCATACGGGCAGTCATGAATCGATGGGTCTGTTGAGTGGTTTGTTGCATCCAGTGTTGGGTATGGATCATTTGGTGGCCATGTTGGCCATCGGTCTTTGGTTGGGTATGAGCACGCGCCAGAACAGTTGGTTGCCGATGGCGGCATTTTCTCTCTGTATGTTGGCGGGGGTGTTTCTGGCCGTGGGTGGTGGCTTGAGCCTTGGCAGTATTGACATCGGAGTTGCGCTGTCGTTATTGGTTGTCGGGTTGTTATTGGCCAGTAAAATGGCGCTACCGGTGGCCTTCAGTGCGATTTTGATCTCTCTGTTTGCTCTGTTTCATGGTGGAGCGCATGGGGTTGAAATGCCTTTTTCAGCGTCGCCTTTGTTGTATGGGCTTGGCTTCTTGCTCTCTACTGCGGCGTTGCAGGGCGTGGGTTTGGTGTTAGGGCGCATGGTGCAACAAGCACGTACAGAGTGGTTGTTGCGCAGTGCAGGTCTGGCTGCCAGTGGTTTTGGAGCTTGGTTATTGTTGAGCGCCTGA
- the cybH gene encoding Ni/Fe-hydrogenase, b-type cytochrome subunit, which translates to MTTKVTSNHAEAAVYVYEAPLRIWHWINALAITVLALTGYFIASPLPSVPGEAHDNFLMGYIRFTHFAAGYILAVGFLFRVYWAFVGNSHARQLFFPPIFSGTFWEGVWHEVKWYSFMAKEPRKYIGHNPLAMLAMHVLLLWSLIFMLFTGFALYGEGTGMGSWQFEMFSSWMIPLFGQSQDLHTWHHLVMWVIICFVIVHIYVAIREDIMSRQSIVSTMIGGWRMFRDDGKAADEDHDKKS; encoded by the coding sequence ATGACAACAAAAGTAACAAGCAATCATGCTGAGGCAGCGGTGTATGTGTATGAAGCACCGCTGCGTATCTGGCATTGGATCAATGCCTTGGCAATTACGGTTTTGGCGCTGACGGGTTATTTCATCGCCAGCCCTTTGCCAAGTGTGCCGGGTGAGGCGCACGATAACTTCTTAATGGGTTACATTCGGTTTACCCATTTTGCAGCGGGTTATATTCTTGCCGTTGGATTTTTGTTCCGCGTCTACTGGGCGTTTGTCGGTAACTCACATGCTCGCCAACTGTTTTTTCCGCCGATTTTCAGTGGGACATTTTGGGAGGGAGTCTGGCATGAGGTGAAATGGTATTCTTTTATGGCCAAGGAGCCACGTAAGTACATTGGTCACAACCCTTTGGCGATGTTAGCCATGCATGTGCTGCTGTTATGGAGCCTGATTTTTATGCTCTTTACCGGTTTTGCTCTGTACGGTGAAGGTACGGGCATGGGGTCTTGGCAGTTTGAGATGTTTAGCTCTTGGATGATTCCGCTGTTTGGTCAAAGCCAAGACCTACACACTTGGCATCATTTGGTGATGTGGGTCATTATCTGCTTTGTGATTGTGCACATTTATGTGGCAATTCGTGAAGACATTATGTCTCGCCAATCCATTGTCAGTACTATGATTGGTGGCTGGCGCATGTTTCGTGATGATGGCAAAGCGGCGGATGAGGATCACGATAAGAAAAGTTGA